The Candidatus Poribacteria bacterium genomic sequence GACCGCTTAATTTCACCGGTGGATGGATCACCTTTGAGGTTTTCAAGGAGGTCTGAGAAAATGAGGATCTTTTTGATTTTCTTTTTGGTATTTCTATCCTCTTCAGCGATGAGCGATAAACTGGTCTTCGGAAAGGACGGCGAAATATATGTCGCAGATATTAATAGAAGAGGTGAACCAACAGGTAAAATACGAAATCTCACAAATCATCCTTCCTATGATGATTGCCCCTCATGGTCTCCCGATGGGAGAAAGATTGCCTTTATTACAGATCGAGATGGGTTTTCCACCGTTTATGTGATGGATTCAAACGGCCGAAATCCTCATCCTCTCAATAAAAAGATAAAGGCTGGGCCTTTTGCCGCCGATTGGTCTCCTGATGGGAGAAAAATAGCTGTTTGTGGCGATCCTACCTTCGGAAAAGCTCTCAGTAGTTTGTTTATAGTGAGTATAAACGGTAAGATATTAAGTGAAATTCCGCTGGACGGGATTCGACTATCCGCTATCGTGGATCCGCCGTTTAAATGGTCTCCTGATGGTAAAAGCATAGCATGTATTATCGTCCTAGACTGGCAGATTGGAATAATAGATACGAAAAACTGGCAGCTGAAAGCGATAACGAGGGAAGGGGAAACAGGTTCTCTTGATTGGTCAGAAAAAGGGGAGATCGTCTTTCTTAATAAGGAGGAGGATAAATATTGCGCCGTTTTGATAACTCCTGAAGGGAATACTATTCGGAAATATCCGTTACCAGGTTTCCTCTATGCTGGCTGCCCTGTTTGGTCACCGGATTGTGATCGAATTCTCTTTGAGGGCTCTCAGAAGAAAGAGGAATGGTTTCTCTTCGTGCTGGATTTGAGATCAGGAGATGTAAGGAACACAGGAATCCGGGGTGCTCGCCCAGATTGGTGGGGGAGAAGTACCGCCGTTGAGCCTCTGAATCTGTTTAATACCTTGTGGGGTTTAATCAAAATAAAGGAATGAAGTGGGAGATCGAAGCTGAGGACGCTGAGGGATGGGTGGAGGCATTTGAGGTTCATGCTGGGCTGCTGGGCTTTCGACGTCCGGGGTCCAAAGCTTTAATCTATGCTAAGGAGGTTAAGTCAAATGCGAGGCATAAGGGGAAGCAAGGAGACGATAGGGTTTTTGATCCTCACATGTTTCCTGTCGCTGAGCTTCATCGTCAGTATCGTTTATGCCACATCGGCCAGCGGCTGGGGAAGCAATAACTCCAATGTTTACTATAGCATCGCCGTTTGGAATCTGTGTTATCGACCAGAGTACCAATATACATCAAGCGAACACTCTGTTTACCTGAATAACACTGACCCAAATAATAACATCAATTATGAGTATACCTTCTCACAGACAGTGGACAATAACCACTATAATACCATCGAAGGAAATGGAACACTTGCTCCTGGAGGGGGTACTTTGTCTGAGTATGCCCAAGTAATAGTGGGTGTTGGAGATCTGCCTGCCGGTGAATATACGATAGACGCATATACCGAGGTCAAGTTCTGGGATGGAGCTATTGATGACTATCGAGTAGATGCCCCCACAGCTAATTTCACAAAAGAATGATCTTGCAAGCTGGGGCTGAAGACCTTTTTCAGCTCCAGCTTATTTATTCAATCCCGATGAAAAAGGAATGAGCATGATAAGGAAGATGACCTATAAAACGAGCTTGATTTGGCTTGTTTTCCTTTTGAATAGTATGCCGGGTTTTCCCTCGCCATGGCTTGAAGGGAAGTTGGCTTTTGTCAGAAAGGAGGGGCCTTCAGAAAAGATATGCGTTCTTGAGCAAGGCAAAATACATACAATCTTTTCAGTAGTAAATGACGGAAGAGCCATCGGAGAAATATCCTGGTCTCCGAACGGCAGAGAGATCGTGTTTAACCTGTTCGAATGTGTTAATTTCAGCTGTTCGAAATCGACACTTTACATCATTAATTCACTCGGTGGGATGCCTAGAAGGCTCGAAATTAAAGGGGATTATAAATTCATCTCCTTCCATTCTCCAGACTGGTCTCCCAGGGGGGATAAAATTGCTTTCATAGGTATCTTTGAGGGGAAGAGAGAAAACGTAGCAGGGGCTCTGGATGCCGTTTTTACGGTTAAAACTGACGGAACAGAGCTTAGGGAGATGGGATGGGATAAAGAGACGTGGTTCATGAGGAGTTTATGTTGGGCATCAGATGGCAGAAGAATCATTTTCAGCAGACAACCTTTTGGAAAACCCGGTCAGGTCTCCCTTGATCTTTTTATCATAGATACTGTCACTGGAGAGAAGAGACAACTTACGCAAACCAAAATGGTATCGGAAGACCATCCTAGTTGCTCACCTGATGGGAAAAGGATAGCCTATTCAGCCTCAGGGTTAAATGAAGGACTTTTCATCATGGATCTTGAAAATGGGAATCGCACTGAAGTTCCCCTACAGGGGGATCTTAAAAAAACTGTTTCTAGGAGCACTTGGTCAAAGGATGGGAATCAGATAATCTTCTCCGCCAGAGGAGATCTCTATCTTTACGATTTGAAAACCCGCAACCTTAAGAAGCTATTAACAGGTCTCCGGAGGAGTTCCTTCGACTGGTGGGGAGGGTATACGGCGGTGAAGCCTTTGAACCTGCTCAACACCTTTTGGTCATTGATCAAGAGAGGTGAGATCAAATGAACAAGGAGGCAGGTAAGATGCGCAGCATAAGGATGAGTAAGGAGGCGATTGGGTTCCTGATCCTGACAACCCTCCTTTCGCTGGCGTTTGTCGTCAGCATCGTTTATGCCCTTTATTCCTCTGAAGGAGGATGGGCGGAAGAGGTATCCTGGTCATCTGCTGTCTCGTGGATAAACTATAACGATATCGAGAAAAGGACGTATAGCACACATTCCGTATGGGTATACAACAACCGGTGCAAGGAAAATGGTTACCCAAACCCTAAAATTCTCGTTCACTATGACTTCGAACATTTAATACAAGGACTTGCACCCCAAGGTTACATTGTTCAGGATAGCGGCTGGATTAACGTTGACGACAACGGTGGTGTCCCTTCAAAGGAAGAGGGTTACTATAGCAACACTTTGTCCTTGGACGTCAGCGGGCTAAATCCGGGCCAGTACATATTATGTGCATACACTAGGCTGGAGATATTTGACAGCGGTGGTGATAAGATAAATTTACAAACCTATCCTGATGACCCTGATATCGACGGATTTGCAGATGATACCCTTGTATTTACAAGGTGAGATCAGCAGTTTGATT encodes the following:
- a CDS encoding PD40 domain-containing protein, yielding MRIFLIFFLVFLSSSAMSDKLVFGKDGEIYVADINRRGEPTGKIRNLTNHPSYDDCPSWSPDGRKIAFITDRDGFSTVYVMDSNGRNPHPLNKKIKAGPFAADWSPDGRKIAVCGDPTFGKALSSLFIVSINGKILSEIPLDGIRLSAIVDPPFKWSPDGKSIACIIVLDWQIGIIDTKNWQLKAITREGETGSLDWSEKGEIVFLNKEEDKYCAVLITPEGNTIRKYPLPGFLYAGCPVWSPDCDRILFEGSQKKEEWFLFVLDLRSGDVRNTGIRGARPDWWGRSTAVEPLNLFNTLWGLIKIKE
- a CDS encoding PD40 domain-containing protein encodes the protein MIRKMTYKTSLIWLVFLLNSMPGFPSPWLEGKLAFVRKEGPSEKICVLEQGKIHTIFSVVNDGRAIGEISWSPNGREIVFNLFECVNFSCSKSTLYIINSLGGMPRRLEIKGDYKFISFHSPDWSPRGDKIAFIGIFEGKRENVAGALDAVFTVKTDGTELREMGWDKETWFMRSLCWASDGRRIIFSRQPFGKPGQVSLDLFIIDTVTGEKRQLTQTKMVSEDHPSCSPDGKRIAYSASGLNEGLFIMDLENGNRTEVPLQGDLKKTVSRSTWSKDGNQIIFSARGDLYLYDLKTRNLKKLLTGLRRSSFDWWGGYTAVKPLNLLNTFWSLIKRGEIK